Proteins encoded in a region of the Sebastes fasciatus isolate fSebFas1 chromosome 9, fSebFas1.pri, whole genome shotgun sequence genome:
- the agpat5 gene encoding 1-acyl-sn-glycerol-3-phosphate acyltransferase epsilon: MLLSLVVHTYSLRYWFPATIMLGTAPAYLLSWGVWRLFSTVLPARVYHRLDDRLYSIYQSMVLFFFENYTGVEIIIYGDIPKNKENVIYLSNHQCTADWIIADMLAIRQSALGHVRYVLKDGLKWLPLYGWYFSQHGGAYVKRSANFDEPAMKKKLITQTLSGAPMYLVIFPEGTRYNPELKNVIADSQAFATKEGLAILKHTLTPRMKASHVALEAMQDHLDAVYDVTVAYEGTLDASGRRKPAPSMPEFLCKECPRVHIHFDRVDIKEIPTETLFFRRWLHERFEIKDRLLTDFYESKDADKICRFPGEGKHSPLNLSKTLPSVMILGALTMPLLLTDNGRKLYVRTWVFGTLLGWLWVNTFP; the protein is encoded by the exons ATGCTGCTCTCCTTGGTGGTGCACACATACTCTCTGCGGTACTGGTTTCCAGCCACCATCATGCTGGGGACAGCTCCAGCTTACCTGCTGTCATGGGGGGTTTGGAGGTTGTTTTCTACTGTCCTACCTGCGAGGGTGTATCACAGACTGGACGACAGGTTGTACTCCATATACCAGAGTATGGTCCTGTTCTTCTTTGAGAACTACACAGGAGTTGAG ATTATTATATATGGAGATATACCAAAGAACAAAGAGAATGTCATCTACCTGTCTAATCACCAATGTACAG CTGACTGGATCATCGCCGACATGCTCGCCATCAGGCAGAGTGCTCTCGGCCACGTCCGATACGTCCTTAAAGATGGGCTCAAGTGGCTCCCGCTGTACGGATGGTATTTCTCTCAG CATGGAGGAGCCTACGTGAAACGCAGTGCAAACTTTGATGAACCGGCGATGAAGAAGAAGCTAATCACTCAGACTCTATCTGGAGCACCA ATGTACCTTGTCATCTTCCCAGAAGGAACTCGGTATAATCCAGAGCTCAAGAATGTTATCGCCGACAGTCAGGCTTTTGCTACGAAAGAAG GACTGGCTATCCTGAAGCACACGCTGACACCTCGAATGAAGGCCTCTCACGTAGCCCTCGAGGCCATGCAGGACCACCTGGACGCCGTGTATGACGTCACGGTGGCCTACGAGGGAACGCTGGACGCCTCCGGTCGGAGAAAACCTGCACCATCAATGCCAG AATTCCTGTGCAAGGAATGTCCCCGAGTCCACATACACTTTGACCGCGTGGACATAAAGGAAATTCCTACGGAGACGCTGTTTTTCCGCAGGTGGCTGCACGAGCGGTTTGAAATCAAGGAccg GCTGCTGACGGATTTCTACGAGTCGAAGGATGCAGACAAAATATGCAGGTTCCCCGGGGAAGGCAAGCACTCCCCTCTGAACCTTTCTAAAACCCTCCCGTCAGTGATGATCTTGGGGGCACTGACAATGCCACTGCTGCTGACGGATAACGGCAGGAAACTGTACGTGAGAACCTGGGTGTTCGGGACGTTGCTGGGCTGGCTGTGGGTGAACACTTTTCCTTAA